In Syntrophales bacterium, the sequence CGTCCTTCCGCAGCGGTACCCGGCGGTGCAGAACGACGTGATGAGGCCCATGCCGGCAAATTCCCGGATCACCTCGTCGAGGCTCCGGGTATCGCCGAGAATGAACTGCTGGCGCTCCGCTTCCTGTTCCGTATAGCGGTCCGAATAAGCGCCGATGCCGATCCGCGTCGATGCGTCCGTCTGCGTACAGCCCACCGGAATGATCTCTCTCCTCATCTTTGCCGATTCCCGGGCGGTTATGATCATGCCGGTATAGGGAATGGAAAGTCGTATGATCGCGACGATCTTTTTAAAATCTCTGTCCGACACGGTGTGCTTCGTTTCATGGACGAAGGGCGTATTGGCGGCCGGCTCCAGGCGCGGAAACGACACGGTATGGGGACCGATGCCGCCGAATTGCCGTTCAAGATCGAGGGCGTGGTACAGGAGTCCCATCACCTCGAACCGCCAGTCGTAGAGGCCGAAAAGCACTCCGGTGGCCACATCGTCGACGCCCGCTTCAAGGGCCCGGTGGTGGCAGTACAGCCTCCACCGGTAATTCGACTTTATCGTCCCCTGCGGATGCACCTGCCGATAGGTCTTGCGGTGATATGTTTCCTGGAACACCTGGAACGTTCCGACACCGACGTCGCGGAGAATCCCGAGGTCATGAATCGATATGGGGGCGATATTGACATTGACCCGTCTGATTTGCCCGATTCCGTTCTTCGTCTTCATGGCGACGTCGTACATGGTCCGGATCGTGTCGGCGATGTAGTGTATATCCGACGACGGATGTTCCCCGTACACGGCGATGACCCGCTTATGTCCTCTGGTTCCCGCAAGGACTTCCGCCTCTTTTCTGACTTCTTCCAGGGTAAGACTTCGCCGTTTCTGCACGGTGTTTTCCCTTCGAAAGGAGCAATACAGGCAATTATTGACACAGAGATTGCTGCAGTAGACAGGGGCAAAGGTGATAATGCGATTATCGTACACCTTTCTCTTTATGGTGCCGGCTGTTTCATACATCTCCTGAAGGAGGTCGTCATCTTCCACATTCAGAAGCGCGGCGGCTTCATCGGGGCTCAATGTTTGCACTGCGAGGGATTTCGCAAGAATATCCCTTATCTTCCGCCGTTGGGGATTTCTGTTCTCTTCCAGTTTTTTCCATATTTCGTCATCGTCGATGAAGTCTTTTCCATTGACGAGATACCTCGCTATTTCGTCGTCCTTGATGACCCGGCTCATCCATTCTTTTTCCTTCGCGCTGTATGCCAAATCATAACTCATCGGTTTTTCCTCCCTTGGTTTTTCCCGTTTCCCTGTTGAATGCGCTCCATGCCGCAGGAAACGGCGAGAGCACCCGGCGCAACACCCCCTGCAAGAGAGATATGGCCACGCCGTAATTGGTGATCGATACGCCCGCTTCCTTTGCCTTCCTGATTCTGTTGAGCATCTCCCGCCTTGTCAGCATGCAGGCCCCGCAGTGAATGATCAGTCTGTACCGGGAGAGATTTTCAGGGTAGTCGCGCCCGGCAAAGACGTCGATCTCAAGGTTGAATCCCTTGTACTGACGAAGCCACCTCGGTATCTTCACGCGTCCGATGTCATCCTGAAGCGGATGGTGCGAACACGCCTCTGCGATAAGAACCCTGTCTCCGGGCTCCAGGTTCTCGATGGCCGCCGCTCCCCGCACCGCCTCAACCAGATCGCCCTTATGCCGCGCGAAAAGAATGGAGAATGTCGTGACAGGGACCGTCGCCGGCGTATCGGCGCACGTTTTCTGTACGACTTGAGAGTCGCAAACGACAATATGGGGAGACTGCTTCAAGTTGCCCAGGGCTTGGACAAGTTCCCGTTCCTTGACGATGAGCGCCATCGAATCGTTGTCCAGGGCATCCCGGACGGTTTGGACCTGGGGCAGGATGAGTCTTCCCTTCGGTGCCTCAAGATCGACGGGGACCACCAATACCGCCGTGCCTCCCGGCGGCAGGAGATCTCCGATCAGCGGCGGCGGTTCCACAAAATGATCCGCTGCGATCTGAGCAAGATGGTGTTTCAGGGGATTGACATAGTCGTCTCTCCCCGCCCGGTCATTGCTGGCGGCGAGAACCACCCGCCCTGCCTTTTCCGCAACTGAGGCAACAAATGCTTTTGTCGGTGCGTGAAGATCGATCTTGTTGATCACTGCGATGGCGGGCACGTTCCGTTCCTTTGCCTCGGCGAGCACCTTCTCGTCATAGCCGGTCCATGTTCCGGCCTCGATCACCAGAAGAATGATATCCGCGCGATCGAAGACCTTTTGCGTTTTCTCAAGACGAAGACGGGAGAGGGATGAGATATCGTCGAGTCCCGCCGTGTCGAGAAACAGGACCGGTCCCAGCGGGAGCAGTTCCATTGCCTTTTCCACGACATCGGTGGTCGTCCCCGCCTCGGGCGAGGTAATGGCGATATCCTGGCCGATCAGAAGATTG encodes:
- the hydG gene encoding [FeFe] hydrogenase H-cluster radical SAM maturase HydG, whose translation is MSYDLAYSAKEKEWMSRVIKDDEIARYLVNGKDFIDDDEIWKKLEENRNPQRRKIRDILAKSLAVQTLSPDEAAALLNVEDDDLLQEMYETAGTIKRKVYDNRIITFAPVYCSNLCVNNCLYCSFRRENTVQKRRSLTLEEVRKEAEVLAGTRGHKRVIAVYGEHPSSDIHYIADTIRTMYDVAMKTKNGIGQIRRVNVNIAPISIHDLGILRDVGVGTFQVFQETYHRKTYRQVHPQGTIKSNYRWRLYCHHRALEAGVDDVATGVLFGLYDWRFEVMGLLYHALDLERQFGGIGPHTVSFPRLEPAANTPFVHETKHTVSDRDFKKIVAIIRLSIPYTGMIITARESAKMRREIIPVGCTQTDASTRIGIGAYSDRYTEQEAERQQFILGDTRSLDEVIREFAGMGLITSFCTAGYRCGRTGEHIMKLLRTGTEAKYCKLNAVLTYREWLDDFASEETKKAGEVIIKKEMEEIKQQIPGAYETLLQYYKRIEDGERDLYF
- the hydF gene encoding [FeFe] hydrogenase H-cluster maturation GTPase HydF; this translates as MDTTPKGNRLHIAIFGRTNVGKSSLLNLLIGQDIAITSPEAGTTTDVVEKAMELLPLGPVLFLDTAGLDDISSLSRLRLEKTQKVFDRADIILLVIEAGTWTGYDEKVLAEAKERNVPAIAVINKIDLHAPTKAFVASVAEKAGRVVLAASNDRAGRDDYVNPLKHHLAQIAADHFVEPPPLIGDLLPPGGTAVLVVPVDLEAPKGRLILPQVQTVRDALDNDSMALIVKERELVQALGNLKQSPHIVVCDSQVVQKTCADTPATVPVTTFSILFARHKGDLVEAVRGAAAIENLEPGDRVLIAEACSHHPLQDDIGRVKIPRWLRQYKGFNLEIDVFAGRDYPENLSRYRLIIHCGACMLTRREMLNRIRKAKEAGVSITNYGVAISLLQGVLRRVLSPFPAAWSAFNRETGKTKGGKTDEL